In the Struthio camelus isolate bStrCam1 chromosome 16, bStrCam1.hap1, whole genome shotgun sequence genome, TATGGCAAGGAGTTCGAGGTGGAGTGTTTCGCTTCTTGGAAGAGCTGGCTGCACAGCTTCTCCTGGCAATGGATTCAGCTGGAAAGGCCACTAGTGAGTGTACTGGGTTTTGGCAAGacttctgtattttctgaaacAGATATTGGTAGATACAGCATGCTAAATGAAGTCAATCAGCCTAGAGTTTGGAACTAGAAAGACTTAGAACATAAGCTGAATCCCTCGCTCTTGTTCTTACATCAGGTTTAGCTTAGCATGAACACATCTCAATCCTGCTGTATCCATTGAGTTGGAGGAGTCATTTGCTCCCCTAAACTTTGGGACTTGTCAAGGACTATAGCAGGCAGTAGAAGAGAGATCCTGCTGCTTTTGTACAGCAAAGAGCTAGGGTCCCTAACACAATTGATGTGCACAAAAATCAGAGGCTTCTGCCAACAGGAAGAGCAGAGCAAACTGGCGTTTGCTGCCCTGCTACCATCTACTGGCTTTTGTCAATTTAGATTGGCTATAAAGGGGAAATGCGCTAGTGATAAGTAGTACGGGTacagggaaagaaagacaaaaaatcaGAAGATCTACATGTTTCTCAGAAACAATTCTTTGTAAACCATGGCAGTCTCTTCCCACcttcttccttctgagggctGCTCTGTCATACATGAGTTATGAGAGGGGAAAGGGGTTTCTTTAGTAAGAAAAGGAACATACTGCTGGAACtacttttcacatttcttttgtttctttgccttcctcccTGTCCTGCCAGATCCATAACTTGCCTGTCTATAGCCTAGCAAAGGTATGAAAGATTTTACTAGTTACCAGTTGCCATAAGACAACCACTATGTTGTTCAGTGCATAGGGTAGGATCTCTGGCATAAAGCATGCTGTGCGTCCAGAAATCTTAGTACTGACAAAGTCAGAACTAAACTGTACCTACAGTCAACTGCAAAGACAAAGTACCTGGGACACTGTTCCCAAAGCATTTTTTGCTGTTCTTGTAATACTCTGGAGAGTTTGGTACTTGTCTTTTCCTTCTAGACTTTCCCAAGTTGGAGTCTCATGGAAATTCGGCTCTACTTGCTTTAAAGGTATTCGCTTCCTTAGAGACATGCGTATGGTATTGAGAGAACTCAGAGCAGCCTTTCTCTTGAATTTGTCAGGCACAGGGCTCTCATTCTCATTGAAGTCAGCTAGAAGCTGGTGTTTCCGCCAGCCCATTGTCGTCTTGACGTTTTGGAGCACAGATACCATCTTGTTCCAGTTCTTGGTCAAGTGTATATCTAAAGcaatcagaaagagaaaaaaatagagcaaaatacaccagagtggaaaaggaaaaatggaagtGGTTCTATAATATATTTGGTTATATTTGCATGATACAGCAAAACCAGAACTGAGCAGACTTTTACTTGGGAACCTAAAGGAGCTCAGCATAGATTTCCACAGCTATCTGGGTTTGTGTACATCCATGAGAAGATTTTATCTTTTACACTGCATTTTACACTGGACAGACCTGATAAGCTGTGAAACTCAAGCTTGTAAGGCAAAACGCTCTCTAACTGCAAGTTTTTTGTTAGTGTCTCAGACTGAGGTCCCACATCCCAAATTTTTAGCTTCATTAGTTATATCAGACAAATTTGCACAGCTCCTAATGTCTCCCACCTGAGACATCACCTGAGCTGAAGGTTCACTCTTAAGTCACAGCTGCAATTGTGTATACACATATCCTGAAAGCGGTTAGGATTGTTACTTGCAGATGAGATCAATTGGAAGAGCTTGGCATCTGTTACctagattttatttatatatatacatatatatgcatacacacatacatatacacacacacatatctatataATCTAGATATAGTTTACATTCCCAATTTTCACTAGGTAATAAGCAAGATATTGCTAGTGAGTTACTTCTAAAAAGCAATTGAAATCCAAATGCATTTTGGCAGTCCGAGTTAAGAGTGAATTAATCTTACCAAACCTTCATTACACATTAGAGGTACTGTTAGTAAAACGCTGGGTGGTCTCTACTACTGGTATGCTGCATACTATGAAAGCCTATTAATTTCTCTCCTTACCATTCCTGATCTCCAGGATTGTCTCCACCTCTCACAAGTGTCCTTATTTGTGAGGAAAGCAATAATGCATactgaaattttttaattttgaaggtgTCTAGCATATTAGCATCTTCAGTGCACTCTGGCATGCAGAAACAAGAAGCAGCTAGTAATCAGGCAACCAGCAAATTCTGTGACTAGAATAACCACAGTTTATCAGGTTTCCTTTTGATAAGCTGATAATTACTATTGACTAATTTATGCTGGAAAGTACTACTGAGGTGCTACATCGGGAAGGGATAAGCCAGCTCCAGGGTTGCATTTGCTCTGTTGTCAGACTGGCATTGCACAACAGAGCATGGTACACCAGGTCATCTGGAACCCACGGCTGAGACCACACACAACTTTTAAGCCAGGCACCTTATGCAGCTGCTCTCTCTAGTtccagctgcttttctgcagttaCACTGGTCACTCCGAGATCGCTTACATCTCTAGACTAATCTCTGGCACACAGGCAACATTCAGCACACGCATCTCGCATTAGCGAGACCATCCTGGACCTCATCCGAGCAGTTTACACTACTTCGGCAGGGCCTGAGGAAGGCAAGCGCTGAATGCCGTCTTCGCCATTTTAACTGGCATTGGCTTTGAGCTCCCCGCGGAGAGTCGCGGGCAGGGCCGCCCGAACGGCCGAACGGCGCGAGCCCTGAGCCACCGCGGCCGCGCTAGCAGAGCCGGCTCCGCACCGCGGCGGGGTCGGCGCGGCAGCAGAGGCCGAGCTCAGGCGACAACATTATTTCACCCGCAAGAGACGGCAGAAACCGCAGGGGCGAGAGGCAGCAAAGGCAAGGCCAGAGAAGACCGAGACCGGGTCTTCGGTTCCCTTGTCGTGCggcagggccgccagccaggaaACACGGGCCGCGACCGGATCTCTCCGGCAGCCGCTCGAGCCGTACTTACAGCGACCGACGGACGAGACCAGCCTGCGCCACCTCAGCCCAGCGTCCGCCGCAGCGTTTAAATCgcgcgccgcccgctccggctCTGCGGATTggcgccgctgccccgggccgccTCCATTGGCTGCGCGCGGGCGCGGCTGCCGTTGGGCGGCTCGGCCTCGCGCGCGGGCGCGTGACAGGCTGTGGCGCTGCGGGgtgcggcctggcccggcccggcccggcccctccccccgcgccgccggcgggcgctgtgaggagggagggcgaggcgggagcgggagcgggagcggagcAGGCGTGCCGGCAAGGATGGCGGAAGCGTTCAGAGGCTGGGGTGCCCACTTGGGAACCCGTGCCACCCTTCCTGTTGCTTCTAGTATTAATTCTGGGCCGAGGTCTTAGTGGATCTTTTCCTCCATAGGCTTATACAGCTTTTGCTGGAAGGATACAGAGTTCAATTGCCCGGTGTTTAACTGGAAATTGCATGGGGTGTGCTGCGTAGCAGATCAGGCAGCAGAGAAAGGCCACAGAGAATGTGGGGATTCTTTTTTAATCCTACCCCAGAGGAAAATTAGTATGTAAGACATCTTTAAAACACTttcacctggggaaaaaaaaagctctggaaaGAGCTGtagcagcttctgtttttttttttttccccccaaatattgttttcctcttttacttCAAAGTTAAACTCAGGGCTGATACCTAGAAACAATTGCTTAGCTAACACTGAACCTCAAGCCATGGGGAAGCTGACCCATGGATGCTATGGGATGCCTCTTGTGTCCCACCGCTGGCTGGAAATCATACATTCTATGATTTTATAAGCGCCATGGGTTAAAATTTCCAAGTGGTGATGTTTGTACCCCTTCATATTCATGCACTACAACATGGGCAAGTACAGCTCAGTAAATGTCCCCTGCTAATAGCAATGTATTTCTCCTTGTTACAACCCTGCATGCTGTTCTACTTCCCTCTGCCCATTGGCTTCATAGCCTGCAGATAGTTGTAGctgtgtcgtccccccccccccaaacagggaAAGTTTTGGGGTCTTCTCAGCTGCCATCTGCATCTTGATCCACAGTATATTAAGACTTTACTGGAGTCTCCATCTGGACAGGCAAAATTAGGTCCTTTCTAAATGACTGACAGTTTTATGCCAAACAAAGATATTGTTGGGTTTGTGTGGGGAAATTAAACACAAGAAGTGAACTTCAGTGGCAATGATATCCCTGTCTTCAGCATCTAGGGTAGTGGGGAAGTCTCCTTGAGAGCTGGGGCTTTGGATCTACAGTGAtgctagaaagaaagaagaaaaaaaattcccaaaaaATAGACATAACATGCATTGAATGTGCTCTGGTGCCGAGCTAATAtaggactggaaaaaaatcataagcCAAAAAGGAACCAGCATGCCAAAGTTACTGAGCAGTCAGCCTGCACTTTCAAGCatgtttagaaaatgaaaatggaaatatctGACTGCTGTCGTGAGGAAGCTCTCAGGGGAACTGCAGGTTTTCTTCATCTTATTATGGTGCTTCTGTCGTTTCCATCTGTTTCAAATTTGCTACCTCAATGCAGCCTTTGAGTGGGCATCTTCTTGGGTGCTGCCAGCCAATGAACTTTGATTTTGGGATAGAGTGTGGAAAACTGTCAGGTGGTGTTTTTCCAGTTTCATCCCCAAAAGTGACATTACCAATGGACATAGTAAGACTTGTGCAACATAGAGATGAGAAGTGCGTGCATGCTGAAGCTTTGCCTCTCTGCAAAAGTTCAAACAAAGCACAAGTTTTCCATGCCCCTTGGCTGTTGACAGAGCCAAGTGGTAGTCAGCCTGATCTGCTAAACGTGCTGATGAAAGCAAGAGCCTAACAGACAACAATGGGAGCTagtttttcattttgcagctgaAGTTTGCAATTTATAACTGAAAAGATATGGACCTCAGTACTTCCCTTTTTGGCCGTTTTATTGCTCAGCTTCTTGAGCCATTACCTGGTTAGCAAAAAGGAACAGGGCAAGACATACAGTCTGTGCCTGGTCTGCAGGTTCTCGcctgtatttctctctttctaaGGTTCTACCAAGCagttctgcttttcatcttcattgCCTTCAACTCAGCCTGAGCCAACGTTGCACTAGTTGGTTTTCTTCCTTCATTGCCCTAGCATAAATTCACTTGCCATGACATCACAAAGGTCATTTGCATTTGCAAAGGTGAGGCATCTTTGCTCCCTGGCAATGGCTGAACTTTGGCAGGAGGGAGGGCGGGTGGCAGCAGGAGGCTCAGAAAACAAAGTCatgaactttggaggcagaagaTCAGAGCTGGAAATGTGCCTGGGGATCTGAGTGCTTACACAGTCCAGTCTGGAGAGCAGAACTGGTAACTTTTTGCATTGTGGTTGTTTACTTACCTGTTTTGCCGCTACCCAGTTGGTCTCCTGACTCATCAGCCTGAATATCCTACTTGAACTTAGTAAGTGGTTAACTCATACGATAAGATAGCTTATATTGCTTAATAGTCTAAACAGTGATTGTACCATAATCTTCAGCAGGGTACTACCTCCGATTATCATGGTGCAGTATCACAGAAACAAACAATCACTGAATAGTTGAGgctggaatggacctctggagagcatctagtccacacatgctcaagcagagtcagctagagcaggttgcccaggtctgtgtccagttgagttttgaataggCAAAGTAAGGTTGGCgtttccacaacctctctgggcaacctgtttcagtgttcaaataccctcacagtgaaaaggtgtttttatattttcagatgaattttcctctgtttcaatttgtgcccattgcctcttgtcctgtctctgggtaCCACTGAAAAGAGAGGAATCTAGCTCTGATGAGCTGCTGGACATCCTGTGTGAACATGGTACTCCAGAGGGCTAAAAACAGTCGTTTGTGCTAGTTTTGCTTACTATTGCTCATCTTTGTACAGCCCAAAGCAGAGGATGCTTTTAGAAGCTGAGCATCAGGCCCCAAACCATCATGAATTTTAAGTGGTGCTTACCAAAGGTGTCTAGAGGCTGTGACTTGACTATTTAGCTAGACTGAAGGCCGAAAAGCTCAAAGATGTGTTTTCTGTTcttactatgatttttttttaattcatgcattgcttttttcctcctgatttaGGTTAGACCACAATTTAGACCCAAGAGCTTGTTTGATCATGACGGCTTGAGTACAGAGGCAAAGGAACGATTGTTGCTTTTGAATGTAAAGAAGCAATCTTTTAGCTTTTCACTTGAAAGACTTTATTCTGTTAGGAATGACAACTAATCTAGCCACAGCTTTCTTCATCTAGGTTTGGTTCATCACACAGAAAAGAAGTCAAAAACTGTCTCCTCAATGGAAGA is a window encoding:
- the PIMREG gene encoding protein PIMREG isoform X1 produces the protein MVSVLQNVKTTMGWRKHQLLADFNENESPVPDKFKRKAALSSLNTIRMSLRKRIPLKQVEPNFHETPTWESLEGKDKYQTLQSITRTAKNALGTVSQKIQKSCQNPVHSLVAFPAESIARRSCAASSSKKRNTPPRTPCHKDSVTPAAISKGTPRSSKRALLGPARVTEKREWRHFSCCLGKDTVSLRRSRRAAALKSPYSSPSANRKIEFDCELDLVSSGIRRLKHLSQAFDDAVVREESDMTVSLIRN